A single window of Vicingaceae bacterium DNA harbors:
- a CDS encoding aminotransferase DegT codes for MQNNQNLLPVTQSFLPPIEEYIYWVSKAFDNRWLTNRGELVKLLEEKIKQLFHLDHLLLTTNGTLPLQMAVKLLPPGEIITTPFSYVATTAAIAWENHVPVFADIEHHYFTIDPYEVIKKITPSTVAILATHVYGNVCDLEALETIAKENNLVLIYDAAHAFGVNYKGKNIFRYGDISTCSFHATKLFHTGEGGSIVCNRENWRQVLFDLHNFGHKGPIEFSGIGINAKMSELQAAMGLAVFPYIDKIIGKRKQVVENYTSLLTNTSLQLINIRPGTQWNYAYFPVVFPSEESLLKAEQKLKENHILPRRYFYPSLNKLPYVTYEKMPVAEDISSRVLCLPLSTEVTNEQIEKITSIIKKCL; via the coding sequence ATGCAGAATAATCAAAATTTATTGCCTGTAACCCAATCGTTTTTGCCACCCATAGAGGAGTATATCTATTGGGTAAGTAAGGCATTTGACAATCGCTGGCTGACCAACCGGGGTGAATTGGTCAAATTGTTGGAAGAAAAAATCAAGCAGCTATTTCATTTGGATCATCTGTTGCTCACAACGAATGGCACTTTGCCATTGCAAATGGCCGTGAAATTATTGCCTCCGGGTGAAATCATCACCACGCCATTTAGTTATGTGGCAACTACCGCTGCAATTGCATGGGAAAATCACGTGCCGGTTTTTGCAGATATCGAACATCATTATTTTACCATAGACCCCTATGAAGTAATAAAAAAAATTACACCTTCCACTGTGGCTATACTTGCCACTCATGTTTATGGCAATGTGTGCGACTTAGAGGCATTGGAAACAATTGCGAAGGAAAACAATCTTGTATTGATTTATGATGCTGCTCATGCTTTCGGAGTAAATTACAAGGGAAAAAACATTTTCCGGTACGGCGATATCAGTACATGTAGTTTTCATGCCACGAAACTTTTTCATACCGGTGAAGGAGGATCGATAGTTTGTAATCGTGAAAACTGGAGGCAGGTTTTATTTGACCTGCATAACTTTGGTCACAAAGGTCCGATCGAATTTAGCGGTATAGGGATCAACGCAAAAATGAGCGAGCTTCAGGCAGCCATGGGGTTGGCAGTTTTTCCATATATTGACAAAATAATCGGCAAACGCAAACAAGTGGTCGAAAATTATACCTCTCTTTTAACGAATACATCGTTGCAATTGATCAATATAAGGCCCGGAACTCAATGGAATTATGCTTATTTCCCGGTGGTTTTCCCTTCGGAAGAGAGTTTATTGAAAGCTGAACAAAAATTGAAAGAAAACCATATTTTACCAAGACGCTACTTTTATCCATCGCTCAATAAACTTCCTTATGTGACCTATGAAAAAATGCCGGTGGCTGAAGACATATCTTCCAGGGTGTTGTGCCTGCCACTCTCAACAGAAGTAACCAATGAACAAATTGAAAAAATTACATCCATCATCAAAAAATGCCTTTAA
- a CDS encoding sodium:solute symporter: MQNYLGLFVIFYFLFTLGIAFLFSKRNRSTLDFALAGRSMPGYITAFALFATWFGSETIMGASGSFLNEGIFGLLEDPFGAFLCLILVGFFYARPLYRKGYVSLSDFIRDRYGTVNEFVFSILMIISYFSWIAGQLTALAYIFNILFGWEMFMALPTATVIVMVFTVTGGMIAISVTDFFQSIMIIAGLLIALYFIGGQAGGIHEVLSSIPAEKWSLSKAVEEHGIWHVISAIVTLGFGSIPSQDIFQRLSTARNEKSAVIASFAGAFMYLTIAFLPILLGAASYKFLSARHEIIDHEQMVLSVVLMIDQPLVKILFFGSVLSAIVSTSSAAILAPAVVLGENIIKPLRRNMNDKQLLNTIRGSVVLISILAFVLTLRGEKIFRLVALSSSFTLVSLFSTVTLGLFWKKATRYGSLFSMLSGIMAWTIAEIKSTDFPPVLVGLFVSFLIHLLIDLIISAKM, translated from the coding sequence ATGCAAAATTATTTGGGGCTGTTTGTTATATTTTATTTTTTATTCACTCTTGGTATAGCATTTTTATTCTCAAAACGCAACCGTTCGACATTGGATTTTGCTCTTGCCGGAAGGTCTATGCCGGGATATATAACTGCCTTTGCATTGTTTGCTACGTGGTTTGGCTCTGAAACCATCATGGGAGCAAGTGGGTCTTTTTTAAATGAAGGAATTTTCGGGTTGTTGGAAGATCCTTTCGGAGCTTTCTTATGTCTGATTTTGGTGGGATTCTTTTATGCCCGTCCTTTATACCGCAAGGGCTATGTTTCGTTGAGCGATTTTATCAGGGACCGTTATGGCACTGTCAACGAGTTTGTTTTCAGTATTTTGATGATAATTTCATATTTTAGTTGGATTGCCGGACAACTGACGGCATTGGCGTATATTTTCAATATCCTGTTTGGTTGGGAAATGTTTATGGCATTGCCAACGGCTACGGTGATCGTCATGGTTTTTACGGTTACCGGCGGGATGATTGCCATATCGGTCACCGATTTTTTTCAAAGCATAATGATAATTGCCGGTTTGTTAATAGCACTCTATTTTATTGGCGGACAGGCAGGAGGCATCCATGAAGTATTGTCTTCAATACCCGCTGAAAAATGGTCTTTGAGCAAAGCCGTGGAAGAACACGGGATATGGCATGTAATATCGGCAATAGTCACATTGGGTTTTGGAAGTATCCCATCGCAAGATATATTTCAACGATTGTCGACAGCCCGTAATGAAAAATCTGCCGTTATTGCGTCTTTTGCCGGTGCTTTCATGTATTTGACCATTGCCTTTTTACCTATTTTGCTGGGGGCTGCATCGTATAAATTTTTATCCGCAAGGCATGAAATCATAGACCATGAACAAATGGTTTTGAGCGTAGTATTGATGATTGATCAACCTTTGGTGAAGATTTTATTTTTCGGATCAGTTTTGTCGGCGATCGTCAGTACTTCTTCGGCAGCAATTTTGGCTCCGGCTGTGGTATTGGGCGAAAACATCATTAAACCTTTACGGAGAAATATGAATGACAAGCAATTGTTAAATACCATACGTGGGAGTGTAGTTTTGATAAGTATTTTAGCATTTGTTTTGACATTGCGCGGTGAAAAAATATTCCGTCTTGTCGCATTGTCTTCTTCATTCACATTGGTGTCATTATTTTCAACGGTTACCTTAGGTTTGTTTTGGAAAAAAGCAACCCGTTACGGGTCTTTATTTTCAATGTTGTCAGGTATAATGGCTTGGACAATTGCCGAAATAAAAAGCACAGATTTTCCGCCGGTGTTGGTTGGGTTGTTTGTTTCTTTTTTAATTCATCTCTTGATTGATTTGATTATTTCTGCAAAAATGTGA
- a CDS encoding tyrosine protein kinase, whose amino-acid sequence MENQTKKQKTLVETFDLRAFLFRLIKNWYLFALSLLIAYGYAYYKVRYSPNIYSTYAKVLVKSEYSSWGQEYFLRGLELVSARNTFKDEIGIILSYNLNLRALSKVDFGVFYYDIGQIRSTELYNRTPFRVFMDSLSMKELMRKTFYVKILNGKQYKLHRSKENIDKAPVRYFDRWEKVGRAKIKILTTDHFSLRNIRDKLYAFTVNDIKTLAKVYQSRLDLRTDPDQSSILRFTINGTCIEKEIDYLNALIEAYIERGLEENNFIATNTIKFLNEQLEAVADSLVKAEYLLEKFKTNLNREKILIENRALVPATEQIEKEMIEVQFTINYLEDVKQKLLDNQADRIVLPAITGLAVQDPLYRAISELVQLYIQKKMIKYEATEESYANKLLLTKIELQKEAIMSNLDSRIDKEKFHLAQLKEQLRSYEAKLELMPLKETDYFRIQRIYKLNNDFYTYLLQKRSEAAVAKAANIAKAQILEPASPYTVSFVGPNKSMIYIKSIVTALIIPFVLIFFLFIANNKIIDKSDVESNTTIPVIGVVGHSPKSTNTVVFDHPKSLISEAFRMIRTNLVYLTHGKENPVILVTSTISGEGKTFSSINLASVYALLGKKTLLIGADMRKPKIYDDFKLSNEVGLSNLLVEERNPDEAIQPTRFQNLFVLLSGPTPPNPAELLGSEKMDHLMKMLKDQFEVIIFDSAPYGLVADAMVLSRFADVVVYLVRQNYSKKQFVKQLQSDYEEDKIKNVGIVINDVRLPGIIYGKYGYGYGYGYGYGYGYGYGYGYYSEDSQKKQGVVHKVMNFFRNEFKKTSR is encoded by the coding sequence ATGGAAAATCAGACAAAAAAACAGAAAACTCTTGTCGAGACCTTTGACTTGAGGGCATTTTTATTCCGATTGATAAAAAACTGGTATCTTTTTGCCTTGTCGCTGTTGATCGCATATGGTTATGCATACTATAAAGTAAGGTACAGTCCGAATATCTATAGCACATATGCCAAAGTATTGGTAAAAAGTGAATATTCTTCATGGGGGCAAGAGTATTTTTTGCGAGGATTGGAATTGGTCAGTGCGCGCAATACATTCAAAGACGAGATTGGGATTATACTGTCTTACAATTTAAATTTGAGAGCTTTGTCTAAGGTAGATTTCGGTGTGTTTTATTATGACATAGGTCAGATTCGCAGCACGGAATTATATAACAGAACCCCTTTCAGGGTATTTATGGACAGCTTGTCTATGAAAGAGCTGATGCGTAAGACGTTTTATGTGAAAATCTTGAATGGTAAGCAATATAAATTGCATCGAAGCAAAGAAAACATTGATAAAGCCCCTGTAAGGTATTTCGATCGTTGGGAAAAGGTAGGAAGGGCAAAAATAAAAATTCTCACCACCGATCATTTTTCCTTACGCAACATAAGAGATAAATTATATGCATTTACCGTGAACGACATCAAAACACTGGCAAAAGTTTATCAAAGCCGGCTGGATTTGAGAACCGATCCTGATCAATCATCCATTTTGCGGTTTACGATTAATGGAACATGCATCGAAAAAGAGATTGATTATTTGAACGCATTGATTGAAGCATACATAGAAAGAGGGTTGGAAGAAAATAATTTCATAGCCACCAATACAATCAAATTTTTGAACGAACAATTGGAAGCCGTGGCGGACTCTTTGGTCAAAGCAGAATATTTGTTGGAAAAATTCAAAACAAATTTGAACCGGGAAAAAATTTTAATTGAAAACAGGGCCTTGGTTCCTGCCACCGAGCAGATTGAGAAAGAAATGATAGAAGTGCAGTTTACCATCAATTATTTGGAAGATGTCAAGCAAAAACTATTGGATAACCAGGCAGACAGGATTGTTTTGCCGGCCATCACAGGACTGGCTGTACAGGATCCTTTGTATAGGGCTATTTCTGAACTAGTTCAATTATACATTCAGAAAAAAATGATCAAATATGAAGCTACAGAAGAAAGCTACGCCAATAAATTATTGCTGACGAAAATAGAGTTACAGAAAGAAGCCATCATGAGCAATCTTGACTCGCGCATTGATAAAGAAAAATTTCATCTGGCACAATTGAAAGAGCAATTGAGAAGCTATGAAGCAAAGCTTGAATTGATGCCCTTGAAAGAAACCGATTATTTCAGAATACAAAGAATCTACAAGCTAAACAATGATTTCTACACCTATCTATTGCAAAAAAGAAGTGAAGCTGCCGTGGCAAAAGCTGCCAATATTGCAAAAGCCCAGATACTTGAACCGGCCAGCCCATACACGGTTTCGTTTGTCGGTCCAAACAAATCGATGATATATATTAAAAGTATTGTAACGGCATTGATTATTCCTTTTGTGTTGATATTTTTCTTGTTTATTGCCAATAATAAAATTATCGACAAGTCAGATGTTGAGAGCAATACGACCATTCCGGTTATAGGAGTGGTGGGTCATTCACCAAAGTCGACCAATACGGTGGTGTTTGATCATCCTAAATCGCTCATCTCCGAAGCATTCCGGATGATTCGTACCAATCTTGTTTATTTGACTCACGGCAAAGAAAACCCGGTGATATTGGTTACTTCAACCATATCGGGAGAAGGAAAAACATTTAGCAGCATCAACCTTGCCTCCGTTTATGCTTTGTTGGGCAAAAAAACATTGTTGATCGGTGCAGATATGCGCAAACCCAAAATTTATGACGATTTCAAACTCTCTAATGAGGTGGGCCTAAGCAACCTTTTGGTTGAAGAAAGAAATCCGGATGAGGCAATACAACCTACCAGGTTTCAAAACCTGTTTGTATTGCTATCCGGTCCTACACCACCAAATCCGGCCGAATTGCTGGGTTCGGAGAAAATGGATCATTTGATGAAAATGTTGAAAGACCAGTTTGAAGTGATTATTTTTGATTCAGCTCCTTATGGATTGGTGGCAGACGCTATGGTTCTCAGCCGTTTTGCAGATGTGGTGGTATATTTGGTCAGACAAAACTATTCCAAGAAGCAGTTTGTCAAGCAACTCCAATCCGATTATGAAGAAGATAAAATAAAAAATGTAGGCATTGTCATCAACGACGTCCGATTACCCGGCATTATTTACGGTAAATATGGATATGGTTATGGATATGGATATGGATATGGTTACGGATATGGCTATGGGTACGGATATTACTCTGAAGACAGTCAGAAAAAGCAGGGAGTTGTCCATAAAGTAATGAACTTTTTCAGAAATGAGTTTAAAAAAACAAGCCGTTAG
- a CDS encoding lipopolysaccharide biosynthesis protein has product MSLKKQAVSGIFWTSLQQAGAQIINFVISVILARILLPEHFGRVALLGVFIAIGNTIVDGGMNQSLIRKKNPDIRDYTSVFYANFIFSILLYVILYFSAPLISKFYNQPLMSGLLRVYGLVLFINALVFVQNVKLTIALNFRKQLLISLPSTILSGIVGIFMAWQGFNEWSLIGVAISRVTFLAIQLWIYDPWRPSVKYFDKNVLKHHLEYGVKIAISGIIDTFFQEIYALVIGKFFNISQLGYFNRANQLRQLPERNISGALGKVTFPLLSKIKDNRDRLKSAYKRILKISTFIVSPVLLLMAALADPLFRWLYTDKWLPAVPYFQILSIAGIFRIVNSFNINILVLKGSGNQFLWVSILKKIALVIVMLALLPMGIYGLIWAVVIQSFIATWINAYYSQKFLNYNVLQQFGDMFPIVLNALFASVIVWYVDSNYMGHLNNFLRIIAGITLGGGIYLVTSIIFFFDLCLEIKDIMRGMSEKLKFY; this is encoded by the coding sequence ATGAGTTTAAAAAAACAAGCCGTTAGCGGCATTTTTTGGACTTCTCTTCAACAGGCCGGGGCGCAGATAATAAACTTTGTCATTTCTGTTATACTTGCCAGAATTTTGCTTCCGGAGCATTTTGGAAGAGTTGCTTTGTTGGGTGTTTTTATTGCCATAGGAAATACGATCGTTGATGGCGGAATGAACCAATCATTGATCAGGAAGAAGAACCCTGACATTAGGGATTACACATCGGTATTCTATGCAAATTTTATTTTTAGCATTCTTTTGTATGTCATCTTGTATTTTTCTGCTCCTTTGATCTCAAAGTTTTACAATCAACCATTGATGTCCGGATTGTTGAGGGTTTATGGATTGGTTTTATTTATCAACGCTCTTGTGTTTGTGCAAAATGTCAAATTGACCATTGCATTAAATTTTAGAAAACAATTGCTTATAAGTTTGCCATCTACAATTTTAAGTGGTATAGTGGGAATCTTCATGGCATGGCAGGGTTTTAACGAATGGAGTTTGATCGGCGTTGCAATATCCAGAGTAACATTTTTAGCGATTCAGCTATGGATTTATGATCCTTGGCGTCCTTCCGTGAAGTATTTCGACAAAAACGTATTAAAGCATCATTTGGAATATGGTGTAAAAATTGCCATTTCAGGGATTATCGACACTTTTTTTCAAGAGATCTACGCCTTGGTGATTGGCAAGTTTTTTAATATTTCACAGTTGGGTTATTTCAATCGAGCCAATCAACTCAGACAATTGCCCGAAAGAAATATTTCCGGCGCTCTCGGAAAAGTTACATTTCCATTATTGAGCAAAATAAAAGACAATCGGGATCGATTGAAATCAGCCTATAAACGCATATTAAAAATATCCACTTTTATTGTGTCTCCGGTTTTATTGTTGATGGCTGCTTTGGCCGATCCGTTGTTTCGTTGGCTTTATACAGATAAATGGTTGCCGGCAGTTCCCTATTTTCAGATATTGTCTATTGCCGGAATTTTCAGGATTGTCAATTCTTTCAATATCAATATATTGGTGTTGAAAGGAAGTGGCAATCAGTTTCTTTGGGTTTCTATCCTGAAAAAAATCGCATTGGTGATAGTTATGCTTGCTTTGCTTCCAATGGGCATATATGGTTTAATCTGGGCTGTAGTGATACAATCTTTTATAGCCACATGGATAAATGCTTATTACTCCCAAAAATTCTTGAATTATAATGTCTTGCAACAGTTTGGAGATATGTTTCCAATAGTGCTCAATGCTTTATTTGCATCAGTGATTGTATGGTATGTCGATTCAAATTATATGGGGCATTTGAATAATTTTTTGAGAATAATCGCAGGGATAACGTTGGGGGGGGGGATTTACTTGGTAACATCAATAATATTTTTCTTTGATTTGTGTTTGGAAATTAAGGATATAATGAGAGGGATGAGTGAAAAATTAAAATTTTATTAA
- the coaE gene encoding dephospho-CoA kinase produces MKKIGITGGIGSGKSMIGLILESMGYALFESDRVAKKQYEKREVVHKLEQALKTSLWTGKELDKKKLAEIIFTDTGKLKRVGQIIHPLVAEEFERFLHLHHEECCVFKEAAILIETGQYKNLDAVVLVTAPLKIRVERVVQRDNISREEVLKRIRNQLPQSRLMKYAHFVIVNDGKKLILPQIVKMLEQLNCR; encoded by the coding sequence ATGAAAAAAATAGGCATAACCGGAGGCATTGGCAGTGGCAAATCAATGATTGGTTTAATATTGGAATCAATGGGTTATGCTTTGTTTGAGTCGGACCGGGTAGCAAAAAAGCAATATGAAAAAAGAGAGGTGGTGCATAAATTAGAGCAGGCGTTGAAAACATCATTATGGACCGGAAAAGAGTTAGACAAAAAAAAGTTGGCTGAAATAATTTTTACAGATACCGGAAAGTTAAAAAGGGTCGGGCAAATCATTCATCCATTGGTGGCGGAAGAGTTTGAGAGGTTTTTACACTTACACCATGAAGAATGTTGTGTGTTTAAAGAAGCAGCCATATTGATTGAAACGGGACAATATAAAAACCTGGATGCTGTGGTGTTGGTCACAGCTCCGTTGAAAATCAGAGTTGAAAGAGTGGTGCAGAGAGATAACATAAGTCGCGAAGAGGTGTTGAAAAGGATAAGAAATCAATTGCCGCAAAGCCGGTTGATGAAATATGCCCATTTTGTCATCGTGAATGACGGAAAAAAATTGATTTTACCACAAATTGTAAAAATGTTGGAGCAGCTTAATTGCAGGTGA
- a CDS encoding glycosyl transferase: MDSEDIYVSIACITYNHGNFIRDALESFLMQKTNFPFEILIHDDASTDHTQEIIKEYEKKYPGIIKPIYQKENQLAKIKSGIMFIYNFSRAKGKYIAYCEGDDYWLDPYKLQKQVDFLDSHPSYSACFHAYMPANENGRILKPYRFLNISDASQEDLIFARKSLFNNTLVFRNYFKTGELVYPECFRGVYGGDAQLFHLLGTKGPAKHMDNIAASVYRLHSDGIFTGVKDLRKNAERFVLLASALKTHASSFMDQKKLQEFDKMSFLLSRRYLQKMIKKGKIIDLAYIVKKVYKTPNLSSTIFIKELLKFSYQQVIDKIKKSLTI, translated from the coding sequence ATGGATAGTGAAGATATTTATGTAAGTATTGCTTGTATAACATATAATCATGGAAATTTTATCCGTGATGCTTTGGAAAGTTTTTTGATGCAAAAAACCAACTTCCCCTTTGAAATTTTAATCCATGACGATGCTTCAACCGATCATACACAAGAAATAATCAAAGAATATGAGAAAAAATATCCCGGCATCATAAAACCCATTTATCAAAAAGAAAATCAATTAGCTAAAATTAAGTCCGGGATCATGTTTATCTATAATTTTTCGAGGGCAAAAGGCAAATATATTGCATATTGTGAGGGGGACGACTATTGGTTGGACCCATACAAACTACAGAAACAAGTGGATTTCTTGGATAGTCATCCATCGTATTCGGCTTGTTTTCATGCATATATGCCTGCCAATGAAAACGGAAGGATTTTAAAACCATACAGATTTTTAAATATTAGCGATGCTTCTCAAGAGGATTTAATTTTTGCCAGAAAAAGTTTGTTTAACAATACGTTAGTATTCAGAAACTACTTCAAGACAGGCGAATTGGTTTATCCTGAATGCTTCCGAGGAGTATATGGAGGCGATGCGCAACTGTTTCATTTATTAGGCACCAAAGGACCTGCAAAACACATGGATAACATAGCCGCTTCGGTATATAGATTGCATTCTGATGGTATCTTTACAGGCGTTAAAGACTTGCGGAAGAATGCCGAACGTTTTGTTTTGTTGGCTTCAGCCCTTAAAACGCATGCATCTTCCTTTATGGATCAAAAAAAACTACAGGAGTTTGATAAAATGTCTTTCTTGTTATCTCGAAGGTATTTGCAAAAAATGATAAAAAAAGGAAAAATAATTGACCTGGCTTATATTGTTAAAAAAGTTTACAAAACCCCCAATTTGTCATCAACCATTTTTATCAAAGAGTTATTAAAATTCAGTTATCAGCAGGTAATAGATAAAATAAAAAAATCATTGACAATTTAA
- a CDS encoding glycosyl transferase family 1 translates to MKILLITSEKFSPADRPLAGIFQKDQALALKNAGHDVVVCEGKVEFSLSGLIRKAFFGKNITAAYKHISVKKAWSLILQWILGKNEIIHYGHRHGFDVISFSFIPFNNPDPGYSLKFYQRTGMKALMGYFNKNPMPDIVHAHNVHWAGALANEFSAQTRVPYLITEHSSIVAKQALHKSLEAPCKKYYEEAGAVVVVSKSLKDAVKKYAERAKIEVLPNVLPLEFEKMAKNIQDSPLVTKRSTIAFVNVAGLLPVKAHDRLLQAFAIICHTNKNVSLTIIGDGPERVKLHGIAKALKIEHAVEFKGSMTREEIAQILPEFDYFVFSSDVETFGVAALEALSLGLPVVSTPSGGPGFFINESNGIISEDFSPFSLAKAMQEAMTRQWDKKQISQKCIDQFGEKAFVQKIEKLYGSLINQNRK, encoded by the coding sequence ATGAAAATATTGTTGATCACATCCGAAAAATTTTCACCCGCCGATAGGCCTTTGGCCGGGATTTTTCAAAAAGATCAGGCATTGGCTCTTAAAAATGCCGGACACGATGTGGTTGTTTGTGAAGGGAAAGTGGAGTTTTCATTGTCCGGTCTTATCAGAAAAGCATTTTTTGGCAAAAATATCACAGCCGCTTACAAACATATCTCGGTCAAAAAGGCCTGGTCATTGATTTTGCAATGGATTTTGGGCAAAAATGAAATAATACATTACGGGCATAGACATGGATTTGATGTTATAAGTTTTTCTTTCATCCCCTTCAATAACCCGGACCCCGGATATTCGCTAAAATTTTACCAAAGAACCGGTATGAAGGCGCTGATGGGATATTTTAACAAAAATCCCATGCCGGATATAGTGCATGCCCACAATGTGCATTGGGCCGGCGCACTTGCCAATGAATTTTCTGCTCAAACCCGTGTGCCTTATTTGATTACGGAGCATTCAAGTATAGTTGCCAAACAAGCACTGCATAAATCATTAGAAGCACCTTGCAAAAAATATTATGAAGAGGCAGGTGCGGTGGTGGTTGTTTCGAAAAGCTTAAAAGATGCGGTCAAAAAATATGCAGAAAGAGCAAAAATAGAGGTGTTGCCCAATGTGTTGCCTTTGGAATTTGAAAAAATGGCCAAAAACATTCAAGACAGTCCTCTTGTAACGAAACGGTCAACTATTGCTTTTGTGAATGTAGCCGGTTTGCTGCCTGTCAAAGCCCATGACCGTTTGTTGCAGGCATTTGCCATAATCTGCCATACAAATAAAAATGTCTCTTTGACCATCATTGGCGATGGTCCGGAAAGAGTGAAGCTACACGGCATAGCCAAAGCACTCAAAATAGAACATGCGGTAGAGTTCAAAGGCAGTATGACAAGGGAAGAGATAGCACAAATATTGCCGGAATTTGATTATTTTGTTTTTTCAAGTGATGTCGAAACCTTCGGAGTAGCAGCTCTTGAAGCATTGTCGTTAGGGTTGCCTGTAGTTTCCACCCCATCGGGAGGCCCCGGGTTTTTTATCAACGAAAGCAATGGCATTATATCTGAAGATTTTTCGCCATTCTCGTTGGCCAAAGCCATGCAGGAAGCCATGACCCGGCAATGGGACAAAAAACAAATCAGTCAAAAATGTATAGATCAATTTGGAGAAAAAGCATTTGTGCAAAAAATTGAAAAATTATACGGATCATTGATAAATCAAAACAGAAAATGA